A window of Anaerolineae bacterium genomic DNA:
TCGCCGGGCGCCAAACTACATTTTTACCTCTCCTTCCTCAAGGCGAAGGAGGAGGGGACGATCCGCTTCGCCGAGGAGGAAGCGGTGCAGATGCAGGACTGCCGGCGCTGTGGCCAGCCCACCACCGCCGGCGACCTGTGCGCCTTCTGCCGGCTGTGGGAGCGGCCGGAGATGGCGGTTTGCGGGCCGGCGGATGAGTTCGAAGCATAATTGGGGACGACGATGAACCGGGATATGGAGAGCCGCAGAGCCTACCGCTATTTCGACTTGATCATGGCCCTTTTCGTAGCGGTACTGCTGATCAGCAATGTCGCCAGTAGTAAAATACTGAACCTGGGCCCCTTTACTTTCGACGGGGGGACCATCCTCTTTCCCATCAGCTATATCTTCGGCGACATCCTGACCGAGGTCTACGGGTACCGCCGCTCCCGGCGCGTCATCTGGACCGGGTTCGGGTGTTCGGCGCTGGCGGCGCTGACCTTCATGATCGTAGGGGCGCTTCCGCCGGCCAGCGGCTGGGAGCACCAGGAGGCCTTCATGGCCATCCTGGGGCAGACCCCCCGCATCGTCATCGCCAGCCTGGTGGCCTACTTCGCCGGCGAGTTCTCCAACTCCTACGTCCTGGCCAAAATGAAAATCCTGACCAGAGGCCGCTGGCTCTGGACGCGCACCATCGGCTCCACCCTGGTGGGCGAAGGGGTGGATACCCTGCTGTTCGTCACCATCGCCTTTGCCGGCACCCTTCCCACCAGCCTGCTCTTCAGCGTCATCCTGTCCAATTATATCTTCAAGTGCGGGGTGGAAGTGATGGCAACCCCGCTGACCTATCAGATTGTGCGCTGGCTGAAGCAGGCCGAGCAGGAAGATTATTTCGATTACGGCACGGACTTCAACCCGTTTAAGTTCGGCACCAGTTGAGAGAGGCGCGGGATATGGAACACGAGGATGCCGGCACGCTGGATATCGAGGAAAAGCAGAGCACCATCGAGCCGGCGGCGGAGGAAGTGCCCTGGTACGAGGAGCCGCTCCCGCCGGATCACCGCTCCGGGTTCGTGGCGGTGGTGGGCCGGCCCAATGTGGGCAAATCCTCCCTCATGAACGCCTATCTGGGCCAGAAGATCGCCATCGTCACCCCAAAGCCCCAGACCACTCGCAACCGTCTGCTGGGCATCCTGACCCTGCCCAACGCCCAGATCGTCTTTGTGGACACGCCGGGCATCCATCAACCACGCCATAAGCTGGGCCAATATCTGGTGGCGGCGGCCACCAGCGCCGTGCCTGAGGCGGACGTCATCGTCTTCATGGTGGACCTCTCGGTGATGCCGACGGACGAGGACCGCATGGTGGCCAATCTGC
This region includes:
- a CDS encoding queuosine precursor transporter, giving the protein MESRRAYRYFDLIMALFVAVLLISNVASSKILNLGPFTFDGGTILFPISYIFGDILTEVYGYRRSRRVIWTGFGCSALAALTFMIVGALPPASGWEHQEAFMAILGQTPRIVIASLVAYFAGEFSNSYVLAKMKILTRGRWLWTRTIGSTLVGEGVDTLLFVTIAFAGTLPTSLLFSVILSNYIFKCGVEVMATPLTYQIVRWLKQAEQEDYFDYGTDFNPFKFGTS